The proteins below are encoded in one region of Pseudoduganella armeniaca:
- a CDS encoding glutathione S-transferase N-terminal domain-containing protein, whose translation MLDLYYAPTPNGQKLRLYLEEAGLPYRLVPVSLSRGEQFDPAFLRIAPNNKIPALLDHEPADGGAPLPMFESGAMLLYLAEKTGFGLPARARARQEAVQWLFWQMAGLGPMAGQAGYFRVYAPEPVPFAIERYTRELARLYGVLDRHLADRDWIAGEYSIADIACYPWIVPHAAHGQALAAFPDLRRWFEAIATRPATRRAYQGVEDVYAVRGAPVQA comes from the coding sequence ATGCTGGACCTCTACTACGCCCCCACGCCGAATGGCCAGAAGCTGCGCCTGTACCTGGAGGAAGCCGGCCTGCCGTACCGGCTGGTGCCCGTCAGCCTGAGTCGCGGCGAGCAGTTCGACCCGGCCTTCCTGCGCATCGCGCCGAACAACAAGATTCCCGCGCTGCTCGACCACGAGCCTGCCGACGGCGGCGCGCCGCTGCCCATGTTCGAATCCGGCGCCATGCTGCTGTACCTGGCCGAGAAGACGGGCTTCGGCCTGCCGGCCCGGGCGCGGGCGCGGCAGGAGGCCGTGCAGTGGCTGTTCTGGCAGATGGCGGGCTTGGGGCCGATGGCGGGGCAGGCCGGCTATTTTCGCGTCTATGCGCCGGAACCGGTGCCCTTCGCCATCGAGCGCTACACCCGTGAGCTGGCACGCCTGTATGGCGTGCTGGACCGGCATCTGGCCGACCGCGACTGGATCGCCGGCGAATATTCGATTGCCGACATCGCGTGCTATCCATGGATCGTGCCGCACGCCGCGCATGGCCAGGCGCTGGCGGCGTTTCCCGACCTGCGACGCTGGTTCGAGGCGATCGCCACGCGGCCCGCGACGCGACGGGCCTACCAGGGCGTCGAGGACGTGTACGCCGTGCGCGGGGCACCGGTGCAAGCTTGA
- a CDS encoding putative bifunctional diguanylate cyclase/phosphodiesterase encodes MREPAIDRCLALVRSARTQQGDALAGTLAELEAALAALGGPEASLQLDLAGYVTAWDEGAERLFGYPAAEAIGQHVLFLYADDDEAGHIAELFPEPGHGERPVRRRTRSGDVISVRLAVEVARDAAGEAAGMHVGLAQAGAGLPPEQTNLHARILEDSDQGVLITDAHERIVSVNGAFTRITGYTMEEALGQTPDLLRSGAHDADLRAQVRSAMQGAGAWRGEIIGKRKNGELFPQSVTISAVRDAAGRISHTFSLFSDISSHKDAEARMQRMANYDALTGLPNKGLLLQLLGQAMAEARRAREHGALLVVEVARLGAITDTLGHEVGNALLIEIARLLRARLREGDLLARLDGGKFAIGLLHIEKREHAALVARKLVDALTAPIAVGSHSLQVGAHVGIAVYPEDAADPDALLRGADVAAARAAQSIEPALLFFSEEMNQRAKEHLRIESELRDALANNELMLYYQPKVSLRSGRIVGAEALLRWRHPVRGLVSPGVFIPVAEETGLITELGNWVVNEACRQIRQWRDANVIMPPVAVNLSARQFDRGLPQRMAAVLERYQVHPEQLMLEITESLLVRGADTVIAIMNELVAMGLALALDDFGTGYSSLAYLKKFPISTLKIDRAFVVGLPHEENDCAIARAIVTMAQQLRQEIVAEGVETLAQMNFLRELGCDQLQGYLFSQPVPAPDFERMLREGKRLAFTGR; translated from the coding sequence ATGCGTGAGCCGGCGATCGACCGTTGCCTGGCGCTGGTCCGCAGCGCGCGCACCCAGCAGGGCGATGCCCTGGCCGGCACGCTGGCCGAGCTGGAGGCGGCCCTGGCCGCGCTGGGCGGGCCGGAAGCGTCGTTGCAGCTGGACCTGGCCGGCTACGTGACGGCCTGGGATGAAGGCGCCGAGCGCCTGTTCGGCTACCCGGCCGCCGAGGCGATCGGCCAGCACGTGTTGTTCCTGTATGCCGACGACGACGAGGCCGGCCATATCGCCGAGCTGTTCCCGGAGCCGGGCCACGGCGAGCGCCCGGTGCGGCGCCGCACCCGCTCCGGCGACGTGATCAGCGTGCGGCTGGCGGTGGAGGTGGCGCGCGACGCGGCGGGCGAGGCGGCCGGCATGCACGTGGGCCTCGCCCAGGCCGGGGCTGGTTTGCCGCCGGAGCAGACCAACCTGCACGCCCGCATCCTGGAGGACAGCGACCAGGGCGTGCTGATCACCGATGCGCACGAGCGTATCGTCTCCGTCAACGGCGCGTTCACCCGCATCACCGGCTATACGATGGAAGAGGCACTGGGCCAGACGCCCGACCTGCTGCGCTCGGGCGCGCACGATGCCGACCTGCGCGCCCAGGTACGTTCGGCGATGCAGGGGGCCGGCGCCTGGCGCGGCGAGATCATCGGCAAGCGCAAGAACGGCGAGCTGTTTCCGCAGTCGGTGACGATCAGCGCCGTGCGCGACGCGGCCGGCCGCATCAGCCACACGTTCTCGCTGTTCTCCGACATCAGCTCGCACAAGGACGCGGAAGCGCGCATGCAGCGCATGGCCAACTACGACGCGCTGACGGGCCTGCCCAACAAGGGCCTGTTGCTGCAATTGCTGGGCCAGGCCATGGCGGAAGCACGGCGCGCGCGCGAGCATGGCGCCTTGCTCGTCGTCGAAGTGGCCCGGCTGGGCGCCATCACGGACACGCTGGGCCACGAAGTGGGCAACGCGCTGCTGATCGAGATCGCGCGGCTGTTGCGCGCGCGCCTGCGCGAGGGCGACCTGCTGGCCCGGCTGGACGGCGGCAAGTTCGCCATCGGCCTGCTGCACATCGAGAAGCGGGAGCACGCGGCGCTGGTGGCGCGCAAGCTGGTGGACGCGCTGACGGCGCCGATCGCCGTCGGCAGCCACTCGCTGCAGGTGGGGGCGCACGTGGGTATCGCGGTCTACCCGGAAGACGCGGCCGATCCGGACGCGCTGCTGCGCGGCGCCGACGTGGCCGCGGCGCGCGCCGCCCAGAGCATCGAGCCGGCGCTGCTGTTCTTCAGCGAGGAGATGAACCAGCGCGCCAAGGAGCACCTGCGCATCGAGAGCGAATTGCGCGACGCGCTGGCCAACAATGAGCTGATGCTGTATTACCAGCCGAAGGTGAGCCTGCGCAGCGGCCGCATCGTCGGCGCCGAGGCACTGCTGCGCTGGCGCCACCCGGTGCGCGGCCTGGTGTCGCCCGGCGTATTCATCCCGGTGGCCGAGGAAACGGGGCTGATCACGGAGCTGGGCAACTGGGTCGTCAACGAGGCCTGCCGCCAGATCCGCCAGTGGCGCGACGCCAACGTGATCATGCCGCCGGTGGCGGTCAACCTGTCGGCGCGCCAGTTCGACCGCGGCCTGCCGCAGCGGATGGCCGCCGTGCTGGAGCGGTACCAGGTGCATCCCGAGCAGCTGATGCTGGAGATTACGGAGAGCCTGCTGGTGCGCGGGGCCGACACCGTCATCGCCATCATGAACGAGCTGGTGGCGATGGGCCTGGCGCTGGCGCTGGACGACTTCGGCACCGGCTACTCCAGCCTGGCCTACCTGAAGAAATTCCCCATCAGCACCTTGAAGATCGACCGCGCCTTCGTGGTTGGCCTGCCGCACGAGGAGAACGACTGCGCCATCGCCCGCGCCATCGTCACGATGGCCCAGCAACTGCGCCAGGAGATCGTGGCCGAAGGCGTCGAGACGCTGGCGCAGATGAACTTCCTGCGGGAGCTGGGCTGCGACCAGCTGCAGGGTTACCTGTTCAGCCAGCCCGTGCCGGCGCCGGACTTCGAGCGCATGCTGCGCGAGGGCAAGCGGCTGGCGTTTACGGGCCGCTGA
- a CDS encoding EAL and HDOD domain-containing protein: MNTDLVLFHLLADRRGRPAALVLRAPGGLPPDALPAALTELPARLPCLLRADVPETTAAALRQAGWQPLADAEVLRADAPFDGALPPGVRYVEGDWALAPPARPPGQQAASRALALQLVQLVSRDADTHEIEALLRRDPTLSYHLLRLVNSLGTTGGARKVTSFAQAILILGRQQLRRWLNLMLFAAREGDMRSAMLLARVSVRARLMELLARAAGLDRHHQEQAFMTGMFSLLGVLFGSPLREVLAPLALGPAVQEALLAGTGELGTLLALVQAAERDAGDELAAALGALQVDVAEFNALAAEAHLWMLGVIEDAAPQKTGTDNA; encoded by the coding sequence ATGAATACTGATCTTGTGCTCTTTCACCTTCTTGCCGACCGTCGCGGCAGGCCGGCGGCGCTCGTGCTGCGCGCCCCCGGCGGCTTGCCGCCGGACGCGCTGCCAGCCGCGCTCACGGAGCTGCCGGCACGCTTGCCGTGCCTGTTGCGGGCCGACGTGCCGGAGACCACCGCCGCGGCCTTGCGCCAGGCCGGCTGGCAGCCGCTGGCCGATGCCGAAGTGTTGCGGGCGGACGCGCCGTTCGACGGCGCGTTGCCGCCCGGCGTGCGCTACGTCGAGGGCGACTGGGCGCTGGCGCCGCCGGCGCGACCGCCCGGCCAGCAGGCCGCCTCGCGCGCACTGGCGCTGCAGCTGGTGCAACTGGTCAGCCGCGACGCCGATACCCATGAGATCGAAGCGCTGCTGCGCCGCGATCCCACGCTGTCCTACCACCTGCTGCGCCTCGTCAATTCGCTGGGCACGACGGGTGGCGCGCGCAAGGTCACCAGCTTTGCCCAGGCCATCCTGATCCTGGGACGCCAGCAGCTGCGGCGCTGGCTCAACCTGATGCTGTTCGCGGCGCGCGAGGGCGACATGCGCTCGGCGATGCTGCTGGCGCGCGTCTCGGTGCGGGCGCGCCTGATGGAACTGCTGGCGCGCGCGGCGGGCCTGGACCGGCATCACCAGGAGCAGGCTTTCATGACCGGCATGTTCTCGCTGCTGGGCGTGCTGTTCGGCAGCCCGCTGCGCGAGGTGCTGGCGCCGCTGGCTCTCGGGCCGGCGGTGCAGGAGGCGCTGCTGGCCGGTACGGGCGAACTGGGCACGCTGCTGGCGCTGGTGCAGGCGGCCGAGCGCGATGCCGGTGACGAGCTGGCCGCCGCGCTGGGCGCGCTGCAGGTGGACGTCGCCGAGTTCAATGCGCTGGCCGCCGAGGCCCATTTGTGGATGCTGGGCGTGATCGAGGACGCGGCGCCGCAGAAAACGGGCACCGACAATGCGTGA
- a CDS encoding LysR substrate-binding domain-containing protein, whose product MLRLSLEALQIVDAIDRRGSFSAAGKELHRVPSTISYTVGKLEDDLGVQVFERNGPRVELTRAGRELLKEGRYLLKAAQDLEHRVRRVASGWETELAIGHDSMFASVALDGDIRAFYDVAQQTRLRVVQEALSGTWEALLDRRVDLVVGAPGDGPAGGGYVSQPIGSLRWVFAVAPSHPLAALAQPLGREELQAHRAIVMADSARRLAPRTVGLLLGQDTLTVPDMTAKFQYQLAGLGFGFLPEPCARAAIAAGLLVEKAVAEPKPDETFHLAWRSGEGGAALNWWLERMRRPGLFEQLCRHLPALATGQGGADA is encoded by the coding sequence ATGCTCCGACTGAGCCTTGAAGCCCTTCAGATCGTCGACGCCATCGACCGGCGCGGCTCGTTTTCCGCCGCCGGCAAGGAACTGCACCGGGTCCCATCGACGATCTCGTACACCGTCGGCAAGCTCGAAGACGACCTGGGCGTGCAGGTGTTCGAGCGCAACGGCCCGCGCGTGGAACTGACCCGCGCCGGCCGCGAGCTGTTGAAGGAAGGCCGTTATCTGCTGAAGGCGGCCCAGGACCTGGAGCACCGCGTGCGCCGGGTGGCTTCCGGCTGGGAGACCGAGCTGGCGATCGGCCACGACTCGATGTTCGCCAGCGTGGCCCTGGACGGCGACATCCGCGCGTTCTACGACGTGGCGCAGCAGACCCGCCTGCGCGTGGTGCAGGAGGCCTTGTCGGGCACCTGGGAAGCGCTGCTGGACCGCCGCGTCGACCTCGTCGTCGGCGCGCCGGGCGACGGGCCGGCCGGGGGCGGCTACGTGTCGCAGCCGATCGGCAGCCTGCGCTGGGTGTTCGCGGTCGCCCCCAGCCATCCGCTGGCCGCGCTGGCGCAGCCTTTGGGACGGGAGGAGCTGCAAGCGCACCGCGCCATCGTCATGGCCGACTCGGCGCGCCGGCTGGCGCCGCGTACCGTCGGGCTGCTGCTGGGCCAGGACACGCTGACGGTGCCGGACATGACCGCCAAGTTCCAGTACCAGCTGGCCGGCCTGGGCTTCGGCTTCCTGCCCGAGCCGTGCGCGCGCGCGGCCATTGCCGCCGGCCTGCTGGTGGAAAAGGCGGTGGCGGAACCGAAGCCGGACGAAACCTTCCACTTGGCCTGGCGCAGCGGGGAGGGCGGCGCGGCGCTGAACTGGTGGCTGGAACGGATGCGCCGCCCCGGCCTGTTCGAACAGTTGTGCCGCCACCTGCCCGCGCTTGCGACAGGTCAAGGCGGGGCCGATGCGTAG
- the ribA gene encoding GTP cyclohydrolase II, producing the protein MQPVAPAAPTADLDYVTSCALPTPWAQFTLHAFVEHSTGKEHLAMVLGDIGDGAPVLARVHSECLTGDVLFSQRCDCGAQLEGALQRIAAEGRGVLLYLRQEGRGIGLINKMRAYRLQEAGADTVQANEQLGFKPDQRSYELVAPMLRQFGVQSLRLMTNNPRKIAAMEKLGVPVAERVPLLVNRNTFNQHYLNTKALKLGHMMTPVVATATTDGEQ; encoded by the coding sequence ATGCAGCCCGTTGCCCCCGCCGCCCCTACCGCCGACCTGGATTACGTCACGTCCTGCGCGCTGCCGACGCCGTGGGCGCAGTTCACGCTGCACGCGTTCGTCGAGCACTCGACGGGCAAGGAACACCTGGCGATGGTGCTGGGCGATATCGGCGACGGCGCCCCCGTGCTGGCGCGCGTGCACAGCGAGTGCCTGACGGGCGACGTGCTGTTCTCGCAGCGCTGCGACTGCGGCGCTCAACTCGAAGGCGCGCTGCAGCGTATTGCCGCCGAGGGCCGCGGCGTGTTGCTGTACCTGCGCCAGGAAGGCCGCGGCATTGGCCTGATCAACAAGATGCGCGCCTACCGCCTGCAGGAAGCGGGGGCGGACACGGTCCAGGCCAACGAACAGCTGGGCTTCAAGCCGGACCAGCGCAGCTACGAGCTGGTGGCGCCGATGCTGCGCCAGTTCGGCGTGCAAAGCCTGCGCCTGATGACGAACAACCCGCGCAAGATCGCCGCCATGGAAAAGCTGGGCGTGCCGGTGGCCGAACGGGTGCCGCTGCTGGTCAACCGCAACACGTTCAACCAGCATTACCTCAATACCAAGGCGCTCAAGCTGGGCCATATGATGACGCCGGTGGTGGCGACCGCGACGACGGACGGCGAACAGTAA
- a CDS encoding S1 family peptidase, with protein sequence MKLHRLASTLTFPLAMAAGAALAAPTPARAPAPAVPAAAPANAPLPPPSSAAQKLYSAAKADLLQVRSLLRSGRTQSSVGSGFLVGTSNLVLTNYHVVSQFALDPETYTGEWVDTAGQRGNIELLAVDVLHDLAVVRVNRYGTGVFKLPDGPQKLTQGQYLYSLGNPLDLGFAISEGAYNGVIARTFYDQLMFSGPINAGMSGGPAVTADGEVAGINVSKRLDGELVSFLVPVRYAQELLRRVDPGARPPADFTAIVTQQLLAHQKAMVDQLLSGPLTLKAMGPYQVPVRESEQMRCWGQSNAEADARGEKPYAVDNTSCTMESALFVSGTLQTGQVGIRHQYMRSKGLDRIRFAQLSSASFKNEALGGHNDSRLTAPECTEQFIRNKSLPMRAVMCVRAYRKFAGLYDFTVLTASTDDALMNLQSRLDVRGVSYDNGLRSARAFLQALGREEAR encoded by the coding sequence ATGAAACTGCACCGGCTTGCTTCCACATTGACGTTCCCGCTGGCGATGGCGGCCGGCGCCGCGCTGGCAGCGCCAACGCCGGCGCGCGCACCCGCGCCGGCCGTGCCCGCCGCGGCACCTGCCAACGCCCCCTTGCCGCCGCCCTCCTCCGCCGCGCAGAAGCTGTACTCGGCCGCCAAGGCCGACCTGCTGCAGGTCCGTTCGCTGCTGCGCAGCGGCCGCACCCAGTCGTCGGTCGGCTCCGGCTTCCTGGTAGGCACGTCGAACCTGGTGCTGACCAATTACCACGTCGTGTCGCAGTTCGCGCTCGACCCGGAAACCTATACCGGCGAGTGGGTCGATACGGCTGGCCAGCGCGGCAATATCGAGCTGCTGGCCGTCGACGTGCTGCACGACCTGGCCGTGGTGCGCGTCAACCGCTACGGGACAGGCGTGTTCAAGCTGCCCGACGGCCCGCAGAAACTCACTCAGGGCCAGTACCTGTACTCGCTCGGTAATCCGCTCGACCTGGGGTTCGCCATTTCCGAAGGCGCCTACAATGGCGTCATCGCGCGCACCTTCTACGACCAGCTGATGTTCTCCGGCCCGATCAACGCCGGCATGAGCGGCGGCCCGGCCGTCACGGCCGATGGCGAGGTGGCCGGCATCAATGTGTCGAAGCGGCTGGACGGGGAGCTGGTCAGCTTCCTAGTGCCGGTGCGCTATGCCCAGGAACTGCTGCGCCGCGTCGATCCCGGCGCCAGGCCGCCGGCGGACTTCACGGCCATCGTCACCCAGCAGCTGCTGGCACACCAGAAGGCGATGGTGGACCAGCTGCTGTCCGGCCCACTGACCTTGAAGGCCATGGGCCCCTACCAGGTGCCGGTGCGCGAGTCCGAGCAGATGCGCTGCTGGGGCCAGTCGAACGCCGAGGCCGACGCGCGCGGCGAGAAGCCCTACGCCGTCGACAACACCAGCTGCACGATGGAGTCGGCCCTGTTCGTCAGCGGCACCCTGCAGACGGGCCAGGTCGGCATCCGCCACCAGTACATGCGCAGCAAGGGCCTGGACCGCATCCGCTTCGCGCAGCTGTCGTCGGCGTCGTTCAAGAACGAGGCGCTGGGCGGCCACAACGACAGCCGCCTGACGGCGCCCGAGTGCACCGAACAGTTCATCCGCAACAAGTCGCTGCCGATGCGCGCCGTGATGTGCGTGCGCGCCTACCGCAAGTTCGCCGGCCTGTACGACTTCACGGTGCTGACGGCCAGCACGGACGACGCCCTGATGAACCTGCAAAGCCGCCTGGACGTGCGCGGCGTCTCGTATGACAACGGCCTGCGCAGCGCCCGCGCCTTCCTGCAGGCGCTGGGGCGCGAGGAAGCCCGATGA
- a CDS encoding FHA domain-containing protein — protein MTAPYFVEVLARNGDVLSRQRCDALPVTIGRGYDNDVILDDAHTAPHHAVLEARDDGALVLRDLGSRNGIVLHGRRQQHVALDGSTVVRLGHTRLRVRDARFPVQQEVADTTMHAWEGGVPAVAGLALIALFVGVEQALTEVESFQAIKYLQTIVSGLALGLAWSGVWALVNRLFAGHARLGRHLFILGAGLIAVGGWKAMSAVLAFAWSAEIFTRYGNLVTNLIGCGMVYFHLRTIRPDSSPRRLLTACALLLGLGSGLVLMSNLESSGRLADEPYMSVLLPPEIRQSPDHGVDEFLGGAARLRTAADAARRQAVPDSDGEDGSDD, from the coding sequence ATGACGGCGCCCTACTTCGTCGAGGTCCTGGCGCGCAACGGCGACGTGCTGTCGCGCCAGCGCTGCGACGCGCTGCCGGTGACGATCGGGCGCGGCTACGACAACGACGTCATCCTCGACGACGCCCACACGGCCCCGCACCACGCCGTGCTGGAAGCGCGGGACGACGGCGCCCTCGTGCTGCGCGACCTGGGCAGCCGCAACGGCATCGTGCTGCACGGCCGGCGCCAGCAGCACGTGGCGCTGGACGGCAGCACCGTCGTGCGGCTGGGGCACACGCGACTGCGCGTGCGCGACGCCCGCTTCCCCGTGCAGCAGGAAGTCGCCGACACCACCATGCATGCCTGGGAAGGCGGCGTCCCGGCCGTCGCCGGGCTGGCGCTGATCGCCCTGTTCGTCGGCGTCGAACAGGCGCTGACGGAGGTCGAGTCGTTCCAGGCGATCAAATACCTGCAGACGATCGTCTCCGGCCTGGCCCTGGGCCTGGCCTGGAGCGGCGTCTGGGCGCTGGTGAACCGGCTGTTCGCCGGCCACGCCCGCCTGGGGCGCCACCTGTTCATCCTGGGGGCCGGGCTGATCGCGGTGGGCGGGTGGAAGGCCATGTCGGCCGTGCTGGCGTTCGCCTGGTCGGCCGAGATCTTCACGCGCTACGGCAACCTCGTCACGAACCTGATCGGTTGCGGCATGGTGTACTTCCACCTGCGCACGATCCGGCCCGACAGTTCGCCGCGGCGCCTGCTGACGGCATGCGCCCTGCTGCTGGGCCTGGGCTCGGGCCTGGTCCTGATGAGCAACCTGGAGTCGAGCGGCCGCCTGGCCGACGAACCCTATATGTCGGTGCTGCTGCCGCCGGAAATCCGCCAGAGCCCGGACCACGGTGTGGACGAGTTCCTGGGCGGCGCGGCGCGCCTGCGCACGGCCGCCGACGCGGCGCGCCGCCAAGCGGTGCCCGACAGCGACGGCGAGGACGGCAGCGACGACTAA
- a CDS encoding biliverdin-producing heme oxygenase, translating into MESPDILAALREATASRHAVLDQAMPLAAHEPTLHHYRAHLALLRHWIAPIEQRQAHYHDGPQDAALLPPAPHLPLLDADLADPALPGPAPAIAAPAGPALAHDDAAYRWGVAYVLEGSRLGGMVLYRCLAQRLAPHPLRYLHNDGTAPGPRWQHFLRVLREQVRTPAAIATACAGARDAFDSLIALQSQHPLTPEVPARQVAA; encoded by the coding sequence ATGGAATCTCCAGACATACTCGCCGCCCTGCGCGAGGCCACCGCCAGCCGCCATGCGGTGCTCGACCAGGCCATGCCGCTGGCGGCGCACGAGCCGACGCTGCACCACTATCGCGCGCACCTGGCGCTGCTGCGCCACTGGATCGCGCCGATCGAACAGCGCCAGGCGCACTACCACGACGGTCCGCAGGATGCCGCCCTGCTGCCGCCCGCACCGCACCTGCCCTTGCTGGACGCGGACCTGGCCGACCCGGCCTTGCCCGGCCCAGCCCCGGCCATCGCCGCGCCCGCCGGCCCGGCGCTGGCGCACGACGACGCGGCCTACCGCTGGGGCGTGGCCTACGTGCTGGAAGGTTCGCGCCTGGGCGGCATGGTGCTGTATCGCTGCCTGGCACAGCGCCTGGCGCCCCATCCGCTGCGCTACCTGCATAACGACGGCACCGCGCCGGGGCCGCGCTGGCAGCATTTCCTGCGCGTGCTGCGCGAGCAGGTGCGCACGCCCGCGGCGATCGCCACCGCCTGCGCCGGCGCGCGCGATGCCTTCGACAGCCTGATCGCCCTGCAATCGCAGCATCCGCTGACGCCGGAGGTCCCGGCACGCCAGGTGGCCGCATGA
- a CDS encoding ATP-binding protein yields the protein MNGIGAPPGTGIDLDNCADEPIHIPGLIQPHGALLAFDHGGALRSWSANAAELLGFAPVLNEQVTRLPLQAPVLAQLRECIDDSGADGCTRTAIETTMAGQVFDCIVHSDAYRVIAEFERRDIRSDTVAAFALKAHTAIERLKRQKTIGTLLQLAVEQVRAITGFDRVMAYRFRHDDSGDVIGEALDQGLKPFLGMRYPASDIPAQARRLYTINTLRLIADIAYAPVPLVGAPGDPPLDMSHAVLRSVSPIHVEYLQNMGVAASMSVSIVVNGRLWGLIACHHRTPLRVPYSIRMACDVIAQVLAATVQSLDARERAALVEQAAHVRTHLIETLLQEDDVLAALQRHAADLATTLGAEALVFAQQGRVLVHGALSHEAATAIVASLPTDGEEVLQRCGRAEWPAATGAAIGPWVGLLGLHFDPANGGWLLALRREQVETIRWGGKPEKLPHTGPLGHRLTPRGSFDEWVESVTDTAEPWDAGRLLVAEQLLAEMHRASMTRHAELDRARMQLLAMLGHDLRDPLQSITMAATVLQHGAQPHQLGQRIERSSGRMQRLISQVLDMSRLDSGMGLALRKEGTDISRMVDDLVDEARLAHPGTWYETAVAPNVTARVDADRLAQVISNLLSNARHHGTGGHPVLVALREERGTIVIEVRNHGAPIAPELEAQLFNPFKRMALQNRANRTGMGLGLYIAFNIVQGHGGTLTYRHEAPHVVFTVRFPAADGTA from the coding sequence ATGAACGGCATCGGCGCGCCACCGGGTACCGGCATCGACCTGGACAACTGCGCCGACGAACCGATCCACATTCCCGGCCTGATCCAGCCGCACGGCGCGCTGCTGGCGTTCGACCACGGTGGCGCGCTGCGCTCGTGGAGCGCCAACGCCGCCGAGCTGCTGGGCTTCGCGCCCGTGCTGAACGAACAGGTGACCCGCCTGCCGCTGCAGGCGCCCGTGCTGGCCCAGCTGCGCGAATGCATCGACGACAGCGGGGCGGACGGCTGTACCCGCACCGCCATCGAGACCACGATGGCCGGCCAGGTGTTCGACTGCATCGTGCACAGCGACGCCTACCGCGTCATCGCCGAATTCGAGCGGCGCGACATCCGCAGCGACACCGTTGCCGCGTTCGCGCTGAAGGCGCATACGGCGATCGAGCGCCTGAAGCGCCAGAAGACCATCGGCACCCTGCTGCAACTGGCGGTGGAACAGGTGCGTGCCATCACGGGCTTCGACCGCGTGATGGCCTACCGCTTCCGCCATGACGACAGCGGCGACGTGATCGGCGAGGCGCTGGACCAGGGCCTGAAACCGTTCCTCGGCATGCGCTATCCCGCCAGCGACATCCCGGCGCAGGCGCGGCGCCTGTACACGATCAACACGCTGCGCCTGATCGCCGACATCGCTTACGCGCCGGTGCCGCTGGTGGGCGCGCCGGGCGATCCGCCGCTGGACATGAGCCACGCCGTGCTGCGCAGCGTCTCGCCGATCCACGTCGAGTACCTGCAGAACATGGGCGTGGCGGCGTCGATGAGCGTGTCGATCGTCGTCAACGGCCGGCTGTGGGGCCTGATCGCCTGCCACCACCGGACCCCGCTGCGGGTGCCGTATTCGATCCGCATGGCCTGCGACGTGATCGCCCAGGTGCTGGCCGCCACCGTGCAGAGCCTGGACGCGCGCGAGCGCGCCGCGCTGGTCGAGCAGGCCGCGCACGTGCGCACGCACCTGATCGAGACCCTGCTGCAGGAAGACGACGTGCTGGCCGCGCTGCAACGCCATGCGGCCGACCTGGCCACGACGCTGGGCGCGGAAGCCCTCGTGTTCGCCCAGCAGGGCCGCGTGCTGGTGCACGGCGCCTTGTCGCACGAGGCGGCGACCGCCATCGTGGCCTCGCTGCCGACGGACGGCGAGGAAGTGCTGCAGCGCTGCGGTCGCGCCGAATGGCCGGCGGCAACCGGCGCCGCGATCGGTCCCTGGGTGGGCCTGCTGGGCCTGCACTTCGATCCCGCCAACGGCGGCTGGCTGCTGGCGCTGCGGCGCGAGCAGGTCGAGACGATCCGCTGGGGCGGCAAGCCGGAAAAGCTGCCGCACACCGGGCCGCTGGGACATCGCCTGACGCCGCGCGGCTCGTTCGACGAATGGGTTGAATCCGTCACCGACACGGCCGAACCGTGGGATGCCGGGCGCCTGCTGGTGGCCGAGCAATTGCTGGCCGAGATGCACCGCGCCAGCATGACGCGGCACGCCGAGCTGGACCGCGCCCGCATGCAGCTGCTGGCGATGCTGGGCCATGACCTGCGCGATCCGCTGCAGTCGATCACGATGGCGGCCACGGTGCTGCAACACGGCGCCCAGCCGCACCAGCTGGGCCAGCGCATCGAACGCTCCAGCGGGCGCATGCAGCGCCTGATCAGCCAGGTGCTGGACATGAGCCGGCTCGACAGCGGCATGGGCCTGGCGCTGCGCAAGGAAGGCACGGACATCAGCCGCATGGTGGACGACCTGGTCGACGAGGCCCGCCTGGCCCACCCGGGCACCTGGTACGAGACGGCGGTCGCGCCGAACGTCACGGCCCGGGTCGACGCCGACCGGCTGGCACAGGTCATCAGCAACCTGCTGAGCAATGCGCGCCATCACGGCACCGGCGGTCACCCCGTGCTGGTGGCGCTGCGCGAGGAGCGCGGCACGATCGTGATCGAAGTGCGCAACCACGGCGCGCCGATCGCGCCGGAGCTGGAAGCACAGCTGTTCAATCCGTTCAAGCGGATGGCGCTGCAGAACCGCGCCAACCGCACCGGCATGGGCCTGGGGCTGTATATCGCGTTCAATATCGTACAAGGCCATGGCGGCACCCTGACCTACCGCCACGAGGCGCCGCACGTGGTATTTACCGTACGCTTCCCGGCCGCCGACGGCACCGCATGA